From one Rosa rugosa chromosome 4, drRosRugo1.1, whole genome shotgun sequence genomic stretch:
- the LOC133746104 gene encoding 14 kDa proline-rich protein DC2.15-like produces MDSKRCSTVALFLSINLLFWALASGCFTCSQPHPITTPKPIKTPIPSAGSAATKSCPRDTLKLGVCAKLLNGAVGAVVGSPPDTPCCAVLHGLLDLEVAVCLCTAIKANILGINLNIPISLSLLLDGCAKKFPPGFQCA; encoded by the coding sequence ATGGATTCCAAGAGATGTTCCACCGTTGCTCTCTTCCTCTCCATCAACCTTCTCTTTTGGGCCCTAGCAAGTGGTTGTTTCACTTGCTCTCAGCCTCATCCCATCACAACACCTAAGCCAATCAAAACCCCTATTCCCAGTGCCGGTTCTGCTGCCACAAAGAGCTGCCCTAGGGATACCCTAAAGTTGGGGGTATGTGCCAAGTTGCTGAATGGGGCGGTTGGGGCAGTTGTCGGGAGCCCTCCGGATACACCTTGCTGTGCTGTCCTTCATGGACTTCTGGATCTTGAAGTTGCTGTGTGCCTTTGCACTGCCATTAAGGCCAACATTCTGGGTATCAACCTTAACATCCCTATTTCGTTGAGCTTGCTCCTTGACGGCTGCGCAAAGAAGTTCCCTCCAGGCTTCCAATGTGCATAA